One Alteromonas sp. KC3 DNA segment encodes these proteins:
- a CDS encoding GSCFA domain-containing protein — MKSPYQGLSRDAFWRTGVAAKSIESLANVYRPKKPVNKTEKVITLGSCFAQHIARNMRKRGYTVFDSEPPPKGLHGLAANKFGYELFSARTGNVYVMRQLLQLFEEAFGLWRPSSVVWERDGRYFDAMRPSVEPRGHASSEEVIAHRERHLSCVKTMFKTADVFIFTLGLTEAWMHKGSGDIYPTAPGTIAGEFDDSQYEFKNFTFLEIYEDFMKLKAHIKRVNPKLRFILSVSPVPLTATASGQHVLTATTYSKSVLRGVAGQLAAENDDIDYFPSFDILTSTLAAGKLYEKNLRSVSPEGVGIAMNTFFSVNESGDAFIEDRGEGTSVSSDHSEQSQNSDEEFCEDVLLEAFNK, encoded by the coding sequence ATGAAGTCACCATATCAAGGTTTATCGAGAGATGCATTCTGGCGCACAGGTGTCGCTGCAAAAAGTATTGAAAGCTTAGCGAATGTTTATCGACCCAAAAAACCAGTTAACAAGACCGAGAAAGTAATAACCTTGGGCAGTTGCTTTGCTCAGCATATAGCTAGAAATATGAGAAAGCGAGGATATACAGTATTTGATTCTGAGCCGCCTCCTAAAGGCTTACATGGGTTAGCTGCAAATAAGTTTGGCTACGAGCTGTTTTCAGCTAGGACAGGCAACGTTTATGTGATGAGGCAGTTGCTACAATTATTTGAAGAAGCATTTGGGCTCTGGCGGCCGTCGTCGGTAGTTTGGGAAAGAGATGGTCGCTATTTTGATGCAATGCGACCTTCAGTAGAGCCAAGAGGGCATGCTAGCTCAGAAGAGGTGATAGCGCACAGAGAAAGACATTTGTCTTGCGTCAAAACAATGTTCAAAACAGCCGATGTTTTCATTTTCACGTTAGGCCTCACCGAAGCTTGGATGCACAAAGGTTCCGGTGATATTTATCCAACTGCGCCTGGGACTATCGCTGGAGAGTTTGATGATTCTCAATATGAATTCAAAAACTTTACTTTCTTAGAAATTTACGAAGATTTTATGAAATTAAAGGCTCACATCAAGCGCGTAAATCCGAAGCTTAGGTTCATTTTGAGCGTTTCTCCAGTTCCTTTAACTGCAACTGCTTCCGGTCAACATGTATTAACGGCAACGACATATTCTAAATCGGTACTTCGGGGAGTTGCTGGTCAGTTAGCCGCCGAAAATGACGATATAGATTATTTCCCTTCATTTGACATTTTAACTTCGACGTTGGCTGCAGGTAAATTATACGAAAAGAATTTACGTTCAGTCTCACCAGAAGGTGTTGGCATTGCAATGAACACATTCTTTAGTGTTAACGAATCGGGAGACGCTTTCATTGAAGATAGGGGCGAAGGTACTTCCGTTTCTTCTGATCATTCAGAACAGTCTCAAAATTCTGATGAAGAGTTTTGTGAAGACGTATTACTTGAGGCATTTAACAAATGA
- a CDS encoding glycosyltransferase, protein MKKDKVVQLAKELASEKSHQVYSSIKNRVAYVVSHGASYASNGYAVRTQRVARSLIDSGKDVFCFVRPGRPWELNANVANSIKPVVDVNGVRYIHSRWENDNYRISEQEHLKQSFAQFCELFQIYRPEKIIAASNWKIALPAWAAAKALNIPFAYEIRGFWELSRIAREPEYKETPSFKKENIRDTFVANQADKVFTLSYTMKAELTRRGVSQEKISVIHNGLDTLPHIESANGELRTELGISDSDKVVGYVGSITEYEGLEVLIEACRQLIEEGEQIKLLLVGDHQPVDGVDGNESDSDSSWLIRTGRVSQDKVPNYFALIDTIVIPRRNLDVCQIVPPMKAVEALSYGKKLVISNLPVLKEITEKFSSVYYFEADNIKSLKETLIQSLHAKTVAPDWHNLKQSLIDTTLMGEGFCRDRTLNSVTETVATTTDESGEQFDKKITLNSPEVSWFTYDVESPCELSVLGQVAYQNTTKKERKAVLLVKAFDKQGNDISKALGKLAFSSHLQSKFKYIADTNKQVKLLHKIALPSEVRKIEVGLCAFNCESSEFIEVHNFDVTMSSANCDVRAEQAQTVTKDPLWTSFSVREFVPHTLTAKFNFENQSERRKKSLIARVKFHDSEGNELEGKHQGLLQSKTVGNFVYLEVTCEKVAKIIPPKGATKLTIGLQKWDAKGNVFVERPMQCASDVQKIADTSKASDLRKVLQATPARPLANVKVAAILDEFTMECFRMEVDLVPISPENWEHELDASRPDFLFVESCWFGNKNQWGGLIYGYTSNGTNQMDSLVNVINYCNRKGIPTVFWSKEDPVHYSRFAPTAKLFDYVYTTDANMVQNYKSEYGIDAEPLSFFCQPKVHNPVEVITRSHKAAFAGSYYSDKQERCDDFHTILGGLDDAGVPYEIYDRCLKRGVSHLQFPEYFKKHVVGYLEPHEMWKAYKGYRYTVNMNTVKHSPTMFARRVYESLASGTPVISNYSEGVVTQFSGIVCASDNKKDIIDYVEMLKDEKEYKRIAEQGARETLGRHTIADRLEQICKRVGIPVIPHLPLVNAVITAGTVDMVEKARKLVNSQTYFDKRLVINLENSNELYPYLNMNSDKEIFRVLTDFAKPLEGVSVDLDLNDNIAETLMEDVAIKTQYDNLHPAISEKQ, encoded by the coding sequence ATGAAAAAAGATAAAGTTGTTCAATTAGCAAAAGAGCTTGCGTCCGAAAAATCCCATCAAGTCTATTCCTCTATCAAAAATCGAGTTGCCTACGTAGTAAGTCACGGTGCAAGTTATGCTAGCAATGGCTATGCCGTACGAACACAACGAGTAGCACGCTCTCTTATAGACAGTGGGAAAGATGTATTCTGCTTCGTGCGACCCGGAAGACCTTGGGAACTAAATGCTAACGTTGCGAATTCAATCAAGCCTGTGGTTGACGTGAACGGAGTGCGTTACATACATTCTCGATGGGAAAATGATAACTACAGGATAAGTGAGCAAGAACACTTAAAACAATCTTTTGCCCAGTTTTGTGAATTGTTTCAAATTTACAGACCTGAAAAAATCATAGCAGCTTCAAACTGGAAAATTGCCTTGCCAGCTTGGGCTGCTGCTAAAGCACTAAACATTCCATTTGCTTACGAAATAAGGGGGTTCTGGGAACTATCTCGAATTGCAAGAGAGCCAGAATACAAGGAAACACCTAGCTTTAAAAAGGAAAACATAAGGGATACTTTCGTTGCCAATCAGGCAGATAAGGTTTTTACACTAAGTTATACAATGAAAGCTGAGCTTACTCGCAGAGGGGTAAGCCAAGAGAAAATAAGTGTTATTCATAACGGATTAGATACGTTACCTCATATCGAAAGTGCCAATGGCGAATTGAGAACAGAGCTTGGCATTTCAGATTCTGACAAAGTGGTTGGCTATGTAGGTAGTATTACTGAATACGAAGGACTTGAAGTATTGATCGAGGCTTGCCGCCAACTGATTGAAGAAGGTGAGCAAATAAAACTGCTATTAGTGGGTGATCATCAACCTGTGGATGGTGTTGATGGTAACGAGTCTGACTCGGACTCGTCATGGCTGATCAGAACAGGGAGAGTTTCGCAAGATAAGGTGCCAAACTATTTCGCTCTTATTGATACAATAGTTATACCTAGAAGGAACTTGGATGTATGCCAAATCGTTCCTCCTATGAAAGCTGTTGAAGCACTTTCATATGGAAAAAAACTTGTTATCTCTAACTTACCCGTACTGAAAGAAATCACTGAAAAGTTTAGCAGCGTTTATTATTTCGAGGCTGATAATATTAAAAGCCTAAAGGAAACGCTAATACAAAGCTTACACGCAAAGACAGTGGCTCCAGATTGGCATAACTTAAAGCAAAGTCTGATTGATACTACCTTAATGGGAGAAGGTTTTTGTAGAGATAGAACCCTTAATTCTGTAACTGAAACTGTCGCTACTACAACGGACGAGAGCGGCGAACAGTTTGATAAAAAAATTACACTTAATTCACCTGAAGTATCTTGGTTCACATATGATGTTGAAAGCCCGTGTGAACTTAGTGTTCTGGGTCAAGTTGCTTACCAAAACACAACTAAAAAAGAAAGGAAAGCAGTATTACTTGTAAAGGCCTTTGATAAGCAGGGAAATGATATCTCCAAAGCGTTAGGAAAGCTTGCGTTTTCATCTCATCTACAATCTAAGTTTAAGTACATTGCTGACACTAATAAGCAAGTCAAACTATTACACAAGATAGCGTTACCGTCAGAGGTTAGAAAAATTGAAGTTGGTTTGTGTGCATTCAACTGCGAAAGTTCGGAGTTTATCGAAGTACACAATTTCGATGTTACGATGTCATCAGCAAACTGCGATGTGAGAGCAGAGCAGGCTCAGACAGTCACCAAAGACCCTTTATGGACTTCTTTTTCGGTAAGAGAGTTTGTTCCGCATACATTGACTGCCAAATTTAATTTTGAAAATCAAAGCGAACGGCGCAAGAAGTCGTTAATTGCAAGAGTTAAATTCCATGACAGCGAAGGCAATGAATTAGAGGGTAAACATCAAGGTTTACTTCAGTCTAAGACGGTAGGAAACTTTGTATATTTAGAGGTTACTTGTGAAAAAGTAGCTAAAATAATTCCACCCAAAGGTGCGACAAAACTGACGATTGGCCTGCAAAAGTGGGATGCGAAAGGTAATGTTTTCGTTGAGCGTCCTATGCAGTGCGCATCGGATGTTCAAAAAATAGCAGATACAAGCAAGGCTTCAGATTTAAGAAAAGTACTGCAAGCAACTCCTGCCCGACCATTAGCCAACGTCAAAGTTGCTGCTATTCTCGATGAGTTCACAATGGAATGCTTCAGAATGGAAGTAGATCTTGTGCCTATTTCACCAGAAAATTGGGAACATGAGTTGGACGCATCTCGTCCCGATTTTCTTTTTGTAGAGAGTTGTTGGTTTGGCAATAAAAATCAGTGGGGGGGGTTAATATACGGGTATACCTCCAATGGTACCAATCAAATGGATAGCTTGGTAAACGTTATCAATTATTGTAATAGAAAAGGTATACCAACCGTTTTTTGGTCTAAAGAAGATCCTGTGCACTATAGCCGATTTGCTCCTACTGCGAAGCTGTTTGACTATGTTTACACTACAGATGCAAATATGGTGCAAAACTACAAAAGTGAGTATGGCATAGATGCAGAGCCGCTTTCTTTCTTCTGTCAACCCAAAGTGCATAATCCTGTTGAAGTTATAACACGTTCCCATAAAGCAGCATTCGCTGGGTCTTACTATTCTGACAAGCAAGAGCGCTGTGATGACTTCCACACCATTTTAGGGGGGCTAGACGATGCTGGTGTACCCTATGAAATTTATGACCGTTGTTTGAAGCGCGGTGTGTCTCATCTTCAATTTCCTGAATATTTCAAAAAACATGTGGTCGGATACTTAGAGCCTCATGAGATGTGGAAGGCTTACAAGGGGTATCGCTATACGGTGAATATGAACACCGTTAAGCATAGTCCTACCATGTTCGCCCGTCGTGTATACGAATCACTGGCGTCAGGAACACCAGTAATCAGTAACTACTCTGAAGGTGTTGTAACGCAATTTAGCGGAATTGTTTGTGCTAGCGATAACAAAAAAGACATCATTGACTATGTGGAAATGCTGAAAGATGAGAAGGAATATAAGCGAATTGCTGAGCAGGGCGCTAGAGAGACACTCGGCAGGCATACTATTGCTGATAGACTAGAGCAAATTTGTAAGCGCGTAGGGATTCCTGTAATACCGCATCTACCTTTAGTGAATGCAGTTATTACTGCTGGTACGGTTGATATGGTAGAAAAGGCGAGGAAGCTTGTGAATTCTCAGACGTATTTTGATAAGCGTCTGGTTATAAATTTAGAAAATAGTAATGAGCTTTATCCATATCTCAACATGAATAGCGACAAAGAGATTTTTAGAGTGTTAACCGATTTCGCAAAACCGCTTGAGGGTGTGAGTGTAGACCTAGATTTGAATGACAATATTGCAGAAACGCTAATGGAAGACGTGGCCATTAAAACGCAATACGACAATCTTCACCCAGCGATAAGCGAGAAACAATAA
- the wecB gene encoding non-hydrolyzing UDP-N-acetylglucosamine 2-epimerase encodes MKILTVFGTRPEAIKMAPLALKLAETQGLDARVCVTAQHREMLDQVLELFELKPDYDLDIMKPGQDLTDVTTNILQGMKPVLADFKPDVVLVHGDTATTFATSLAAYYQQIAVGHVEAGLRTGNIYSPWPEEANRKLTGAITTYHFAPTDISKQNLLNEAVAESAITVTGNTVIDALLSVSEKFKTDAALNSQMAEEFSFLDENKKLILVTGHRRESFGGGFERICQALAATAEAHPECQIVYPVHLNPNVQEPVNRLLNGVDNITLIKPQDYLPFVYLMNKAHIILTDSGGIQEEAPSLGKPVLVMRDTTERPEAVKAGTVKLVGTDVEVIKQQLSLLLTNDKEYKEMSFAHNPYGDGKACEKIIEVLMEKINGN; translated from the coding sequence ATGAAAATATTAACCGTGTTCGGTACACGCCCTGAAGCGATAAAAATGGCTCCTTTAGCATTGAAACTGGCTGAAACACAGGGCCTTGACGCTAGGGTATGTGTAACCGCACAGCATAGGGAAATGCTTGATCAGGTTTTAGAGCTGTTCGAGCTGAAGCCTGATTATGATCTAGATATCATGAAGCCCGGTCAAGACTTGACAGATGTTACTACTAATATTTTGCAAGGTATGAAGCCTGTGTTAGCTGACTTTAAGCCCGACGTGGTTTTGGTGCATGGTGATACAGCTACCACTTTTGCTACAAGTCTAGCTGCGTACTACCAGCAAATAGCTGTGGGGCATGTTGAAGCTGGTCTGAGAACTGGAAACATTTATTCGCCGTGGCCGGAAGAGGCCAACCGTAAACTGACGGGGGCAATTACCACCTACCATTTCGCGCCTACAGATATCTCAAAACAAAACTTGTTGAACGAGGCAGTGGCAGAGTCTGCTATTACAGTTACGGGAAATACGGTAATTGACGCGCTTTTAAGTGTAAGTGAAAAATTCAAAACCGACGCAGCCTTAAATAGTCAAATGGCTGAAGAATTCAGTTTCTTAGATGAAAACAAGAAACTTATCCTTGTAACAGGTCATCGAAGAGAAAGCTTTGGAGGTGGTTTTGAGAGAATATGTCAAGCATTAGCCGCTACTGCCGAAGCACACCCAGAATGTCAAATTGTTTACCCTGTTCATTTGAATCCAAATGTTCAAGAGCCAGTTAATAGGTTGTTGAACGGTGTTGACAATATTACCTTGATCAAACCACAGGACTATTTGCCTTTTGTTTACCTGATGAACAAGGCGCACATCATCCTAACTGACTCTGGTGGTATCCAAGAAGAAGCGCCCTCTCTTGGTAAGCCTGTACTTGTGATGCGTGATACGACCGAACGCCCTGAGGCAGTAAAAGCTGGAACAGTAAAGTTGGTTGGAACCGATGTCGAAGTGATCAAGCAACAACTTTCCCTATTGCTTACCAACGACAAAGAATATAAAGAAATGAGCTTTGCCCATAACCCGTATGGCGATGGAAAAGCATGCGAAAAAATCATCGAAGTTTTGATGGAGAAAATAAATGGAAATTAA
- the rplQ gene encoding 50S ribosomal protein L17, with the protein MRHRKSGRQLNRNSSHRQAMFKNMAGSLVKHEVIKTTLPKAKELRRVIEPLITMAKEDSVANRRLAFARTGDKEVVGKLFNELGPRYEARPGGYTRILKCGFRAGDNAPMAYVELVDRPVVEAEEEAVEATEE; encoded by the coding sequence ATGCGCCATCGTAAGAGTGGTCGTCAGTTGAATCGCAACAGCAGCCATCGTCAAGCTATGTTCAAAAACATGGCCGGTTCTTTGGTCAAGCACGAAGTGATCAAAACTACGTTACCAAAAGCGAAAGAATTACGTCGCGTAATCGAGCCTCTAATCACTATGGCTAAAGAAGACAGCGTTGCAAACCGCCGTCTAGCTTTCGCCCGCACTGGTGACAAAGAGGTTGTAGGTAAACTATTCAACGAGCTTGGTCCTCGTTACGAAGCTCGTCCAGGCGGTTACACTCGCATTCTTAAATGCGGTTTCCGTGCTGGCGACAATGCCCCAATGGCATATGTTGAGCTAGTTGACCGTCCAGTTGTAGAAGCTGAAGAAGAAGCAGTAGAAGCAACTGAAGAGTAA
- the wecC gene encoding UDP-N-acetyl-D-mannosamine dehydrogenase gives MEINKTVCVVGMGYIGLPTAALLANRGFRVHGVDVNKKAVDTINKGEIHIVEPELDTFVKSAVNSNMLSAHLEPTEADIFLVAVPTPFHHDKLNSVTNSPIPNLDYVKSATQAIAPFVKPGNLVLLESTSPVGTTEMMAAELEAAGVDLSEIHVAHSPERVLPGQIMRELIENDRVVGGINSASTKAAAEFYRTFVEGEVLETTSKTAEMAKLTENAFRDVNIAFANELSMLCDDMGIDVYELIRLANHHPRVNVLQPGCGVGGHCISVDPWFIVNSANGKAKMTEQARRTNDYKSEWVTEKVKNAALEFEKAQGRPPIIACMGLAFKPDIDDLRESPALYITQKLNKSHNVIAVEPNIEEFEGLKLVSEEEASNADILVYLVAHKEFKAHAFSEKSIDFAGLFKR, from the coding sequence ATGGAAATTAATAAAACTGTTTGTGTTGTTGGGATGGGCTATATCGGCTTGCCAACCGCAGCACTTCTTGCAAATCGTGGCTTCCGCGTACACGGTGTAGATGTAAACAAAAAAGCAGTTGATACAATCAACAAGGGTGAAATTCACATCGTTGAACCCGAGTTGGACACATTTGTAAAATCGGCAGTGAATAGCAACATGCTTTCCGCTCATTTAGAGCCGACTGAAGCCGATATTTTCTTAGTTGCTGTACCCACGCCTTTCCATCACGACAAGCTTAATTCAGTGACAAACTCACCTATTCCAAACTTGGACTACGTAAAAAGTGCCACTCAGGCGATTGCACCGTTCGTAAAGCCAGGAAATTTGGTTTTGCTAGAGTCTACTTCACCGGTAGGCACCACTGAAATGATGGCCGCTGAGCTCGAGGCTGCAGGGGTAGACCTTTCTGAAATTCATGTTGCTCACTCACCTGAACGTGTATTGCCAGGGCAAATTATGCGTGAGCTCATTGAAAATGATCGTGTTGTTGGTGGTATTAACTCTGCCTCAACTAAGGCTGCTGCTGAATTTTATCGTACCTTCGTTGAAGGTGAGGTGTTAGAAACGACATCAAAGACAGCAGAGATGGCTAAATTAACAGAAAACGCGTTTCGTGATGTAAATATCGCATTTGCAAACGAGTTATCTATGTTATGTGATGACATGGGTATTGATGTTTATGAGTTGATTAGGCTTGCAAATCACCATCCTCGAGTCAATGTACTGCAGCCCGGTTGTGGCGTAGGCGGGCACTGTATCTCTGTCGATCCATGGTTTATCGTTAACTCTGCTAATGGCAAAGCAAAAATGACTGAGCAAGCACGCAGAACGAACGATTACAAATCTGAATGGGTTACGGAGAAAGTAAAGAATGCCGCACTCGAGTTTGAAAAAGCACAGGGTCGTCCTCCTATCATTGCATGTATGGGGCTTGCTTTTAAACCTGATATAGATGATCTGAGAGAGTCTCCGGCGCTTTACATCACGCAAAAACTAAACAAAAGCCACAATGTAATTGCTGTCGAACCCAATATTGAGGAATTTGAAGGGCTAAAGCTGGTATCTGAGGAAGAAGCGAGTAATGCTGATATTCTTGTGTACTTGGTAGCTCACAAAGAATTTAAAGCACATGCATTTAGCGAAAAGTCTATCGATTTTGCAGGCCTGTTTAAACGATAG
- a CDS encoding glycosyltransferase family 4 protein — translation MRTIKLLIYADVNLNIMDGSSVWLAELLALIAKDPRVQLDFLSKAPHQGGPLNGQVDKLVNINRIEKSARPLKPEQAAEAIEQLDKENNYDRVLVRGNIELGKALVKFLAGRLVYYTLEPFQRRHELSVKEKVEVSELLNATAFAIVQSERMRESYSSEFDLPQEHIYILPPLIPPIMKRPSFRNQLNSVCYTGKFSEEWGTPDLVDVFKLLKEKLPYAKLNIAGNKFHGELGGRKDEIQTYFESEDGVNWVGVVSREESIALSRQSDIGFALRSAKIDNDESQELSTKLFEYMSSAKPVILRPTKVHKDLLGSDYPLFAKDNTDAANKICDALTDVALYKKASEMSYEAYKNFAKSVDHNEIIERLICYQKKTILFAGHDLKFLQDVISAYENDSKYNVLIDQWNGHTKHDENESKLKLETADVIFCEWGLGNIRWYSKNKKPGQKLLVRIHLQENQVPQYLEEGNLDNIDQFIFIAPYRYEEFVELHKLPREKCKLIFNTVDCERFALDKSDDAKFTLGFIGMVPWRKRFDLALDIFESLWKTDSRYKLRVKGKTPHDYPWMKGPKFADEFVKYEEQDARIAAAKWKDNVIFDGHGNDMPEWFQNIGYILSTSDFEGSHQAVAEGMASGAIPIILPWAGAVTVYPKKYVYENLPEDFEAPIFDTAKSKSIMEYAKHHFTTSHIVSQIKELIG, via the coding sequence ATGAGAACAATAAAGTTACTTATCTACGCCGATGTAAATCTAAACATAATGGACGGTTCTTCCGTTTGGCTTGCTGAGCTTTTGGCCCTAATCGCTAAAGACCCAAGAGTACAGCTCGACTTCTTGTCCAAGGCGCCTCATCAAGGCGGCCCATTGAATGGGCAGGTAGACAAACTGGTCAATATAAATCGCATTGAAAAAAGTGCTCGCCCATTAAAGCCAGAACAAGCGGCTGAAGCTATCGAGCAATTAGACAAAGAAAACAATTACGACCGAGTGCTTGTGCGCGGTAACATTGAATTGGGTAAGGCATTAGTTAAATTCCTTGCTGGCAGACTTGTTTATTATACGCTGGAGCCTTTTCAACGTCGCCATGAACTGTCGGTAAAAGAAAAGGTGGAGGTATCTGAACTGCTAAACGCAACAGCATTTGCAATAGTGCAAAGTGAAAGAATGCGAGAGAGTTATAGCAGTGAGTTTGATTTGCCCCAAGAGCATATATACATATTACCCCCGCTAATTCCGCCTATCATGAAGCGACCTAGTTTCCGCAATCAGCTTAATAGCGTTTGTTATACAGGGAAGTTCTCTGAAGAGTGGGGCACCCCAGATTTGGTAGATGTATTTAAGTTACTGAAAGAGAAGCTTCCGTACGCCAAATTAAATATCGCAGGAAATAAGTTTCACGGCGAACTAGGAGGTAGGAAAGATGAAATTCAAACCTATTTCGAGTCTGAAGATGGCGTTAATTGGGTTGGCGTTGTATCTAGAGAAGAGAGCATAGCGCTTTCTCGTCAATCTGATATTGGATTCGCTCTTCGCTCGGCAAAAATTGACAATGACGAGTCTCAAGAGTTATCAACTAAGCTCTTTGAGTACATGAGTAGTGCGAAGCCGGTCATTTTAAGGCCCACAAAAGTACACAAAGACTTACTCGGTAGTGATTACCCGTTATTTGCAAAAGATAATACTGATGCCGCTAATAAAATTTGTGATGCTTTGACAGATGTAGCGCTTTATAAAAAGGCCTCTGAAATGTCTTATGAAGCATACAAAAATTTCGCCAAGTCGGTTGACCACAATGAAATAATCGAGCGATTAATTTGTTACCAGAAAAAGACAATCTTATTCGCGGGACACGATCTCAAATTTTTGCAAGATGTGATTTCTGCCTACGAAAATGACAGTAAATACAACGTGCTTATTGATCAATGGAATGGTCATACAAAGCACGATGAAAACGAAAGCAAGTTAAAGCTAGAAACTGCTGATGTTATCTTCTGTGAATGGGGGTTGGGTAACATCCGCTGGTATTCAAAAAACAAAAAGCCTGGACAAAAACTTTTAGTAAGAATTCACTTACAAGAAAATCAGGTTCCTCAATATCTTGAAGAAGGGAACTTAGACAATATCGATCAATTTATCTTTATCGCACCGTATAGGTATGAAGAGTTTGTTGAGTTGCATAAATTGCCAAGGGAAAAATGTAAACTCATTTTCAACACGGTGGATTGTGAACGTTTTGCGTTGGACAAAAGCGACGATGCTAAGTTTACACTGGGATTCATCGGGATGGTGCCATGGCGCAAGCGTTTCGATTTAGCATTAGACATTTTTGAGTCCTTATGGAAAACCGACAGCAGATATAAATTAAGGGTGAAAGGAAAAACACCACATGATTATCCTTGGATGAAAGGGCCTAAGTTTGCTGACGAATTTGTAAAGTATGAGGAACAAGACGCTCGTATCGCGGCAGCTAAGTGGAAAGATAACGTTATTTTTGATGGTCACGGTAACGATATGCCAGAATGGTTTCAAAATATAGGCTATATCTTGTCGACAAGTGATTTTGAAGGCAGTCATCAAGCTGTGGCTGAAGGAATGGCGTCAGGTGCGATTCCAATCATCTTGCCTTGGGCGGGGGCGGTAACGGTGTATCCCAAAAAATATGTATACGAAAACCTACCCGAAGACTTTGAAGCCCCGATTTTCGATACGGCAAAGTCGAAATCCATAATGGAATACGCCAAACATCACTTTACTACGAGTCACATAGTAAGTCAGATAAAGGAACTAATTGGGTAA
- a CDS encoding heparinase II/III family protein — MAVTTQNNSLKNVFKSVNDAQVSFFCRENTGKNLEAKDNLLAAINESKVKTNSFDDADIDFRTFDWAPTGQDRNWWWQIQALPFLTWFVACRKLLSAPERKLAAKFCKDSLINWIEIIPEDNDKTLRWHDHATSYRLTNLFNWLFCLWLDDELNEFVEELDSPYLMEDILKRHIAWLSEDENYSKHTNHGFDQATAVFIIGLYTNHSVWKPFFELSENRLIEEIEFAYTEEGVHKENSPGYHIFMLRRLTRFSKLGELYANKVSEKAALLEERATNFKEALTLVDGTLPIVGDTRGGHFVEKYDFPSELTVYDYSKSGYVIVKGKVLDKPLYLMVKNCFDSVYHRHDDDLHVYLSYDNIDLLSDGGLGAHNEKDPRRISLRSNECHNVPFIIGEKANRNRKALVGVPTLRVSEGVIVAESFLYGQKIKRTINISQLASGKIEITDVIEGAEKGMMENLFFHQFADVSLENSQATISVEVQPRMIISYGSENIKVALKERPFSKQYGVYESAPSLEIDASKHGRFSFCVRLI; from the coding sequence ATGGCTGTAACAACACAGAATAATTCGCTGAAAAATGTTTTTAAGAGCGTTAATGACGCTCAGGTTTCTTTTTTTTGCAGAGAAAACACAGGTAAAAATTTAGAAGCGAAAGATAATTTACTTGCAGCTATAAATGAAAGCAAAGTCAAAACCAATAGTTTCGACGATGCCGATATTGACTTCCGAACTTTCGACTGGGCACCAACAGGTCAAGACCGAAATTGGTGGTGGCAAATACAAGCACTTCCTTTTTTGACCTGGTTCGTGGCGTGTAGGAAGTTGCTTTCCGCGCCAGAACGAAAACTTGCTGCAAAGTTTTGCAAAGACAGTCTTATCAATTGGATCGAGATTATCCCAGAGGATAATGACAAAACGCTAAGATGGCATGACCATGCAACGTCGTACCGATTGACCAACCTCTTTAATTGGCTATTTTGTCTGTGGCTGGATGATGAACTCAATGAGTTTGTAGAAGAACTTGATAGCCCATATCTGATGGAAGATATTCTGAAAAGGCATATTGCTTGGCTGTCTGAAGACGAAAATTACTCAAAGCACACGAATCATGGTTTCGATCAAGCCACCGCTGTATTCATTATTGGGTTGTACACGAATCACTCTGTTTGGAAACCGTTTTTTGAATTGTCTGAAAATCGATTAATTGAAGAAATTGAATTCGCTTATACGGAAGAAGGCGTACATAAAGAAAACAGCCCTGGTTATCATATATTCATGCTAAGAAGGCTAACTCGATTTAGCAAGTTAGGTGAGTTGTACGCTAACAAGGTATCTGAAAAAGCGGCGTTACTTGAAGAGCGTGCTACAAATTTTAAAGAAGCCCTTACCCTTGTTGATGGTACCTTGCCAATAGTCGGGGATACTCGAGGTGGTCATTTTGTTGAGAAATATGATTTCCCTAGCGAGTTGACCGTTTATGACTATTCAAAGTCAGGTTATGTGATTGTTAAAGGTAAGGTTTTAGACAAACCGTTGTATTTAATGGTTAAGAACTGTTTTGACTCGGTATACCACCGACATGATGACGACCTCCACGTTTACCTGAGCTATGACAATATTGATTTGTTGTCAGATGGCGGACTTGGCGCTCATAATGAGAAAGATCCTCGCAGAATATCACTTCGAAGCAACGAATGTCATAATGTTCCTTTCATTATTGGCGAAAAAGCGAATAGAAATAGGAAGGCGCTCGTTGGTGTTCCGACACTACGTGTATCTGAAGGCGTTATTGTCGCGGAAAGTTTTTTGTATGGTCAAAAAATAAAGCGCACAATTAATATAAGTCAGTTAGCGTCTGGTAAGATTGAAATAACAGACGTTATCGAAGGGGCAGAAAAAGGAATGATGGAAAACCTTTTCTTCCACCAGTTCGCTGATGTCTCTTTAGAAAATAGTCAAGCTACTATCAGTGTTGAGGTACAGCCACGAATGATCATTTCATATGGTAGCGAAAACATTAAGGTTGCATTAAAGGAACGGCCTTTTTCTAAACAGTATGGAGTTTATGAAAGTGCTCCTTCATTAGAAATAGATGCGAGTAAGCATGGTCGGTTTAGCTTCTGCGTTCGGCTAATTTAG